In Tachyglossus aculeatus isolate mTacAcu1 chromosome 10, mTacAcu1.pri, whole genome shotgun sequence, the following proteins share a genomic window:
- the LIG1 gene encoding DNA ligase 1 isoform X2, whose product MQRTIMSFFQPMKGDRAKKEEKTPAEGSKATEPPPKATLKERSGVEPAGDSPVKRPGKKTVRALGSEGEEEDDDEIRAEEEPEGVQPAAEAPPQEPASTSASPREPSGPAASPVVSPSSSLVLSESPGVSPSGSSPLSIPKRRTARKQLPKRKLGESPDSEEAGVSPQGESEAKKSKKEEEPREPAEEGERAAAVKAGSPEEKPGKVAGTGRTERDEKKQPKLRSSVSSFFAPLKPAEKGAEKENALAKKPQETVTSSSPSPPDLPDPASYSPSKPNYHPTQDACWRHGQRVPYLAVARTFEKIEEVSARLRIIETLSNLFRSVISLSPADLLPCIYLCLNRLGPAHEGLELGVGDTVLLKAIAQATGRQLDAVRAEAAERGDVGLVAESSRSTQRTVFAPAPLTVTGVFAKLKEIAKMVGNASMNKKIEVIKGLFVACRHSEARFIARSLSGKLRIGLAEQSVLAAIAQAATLTPPSQGYPPEVPDAGKGKSAEARKAWIEERVMIVKQTLCEVPNYDTIIPVLLEHGVESLPDRCKLTPGVPLKPMLAHPTKGVGEVLKRFEEAAFTCEYKYDGQRAQIHILESGEVRIYSRNQEDNTARYPDVIARVPKMKKASVTSCILDTEAVAWDRDRKQIQPFQVLTTRKRKEVDAAEIKVQVCIYAFDIIYLNGESLVRQPLSRRRQLLHEHFLETEGEFVFATALDSADTDQISEFLEQSVRDSCEGLMVKTLDVDATYEIAKRSHNWLKLKKDYLEGVGDTLDLVVIGVYLGRGKRAGRYGGFLLAAYDDEGEEYQAVCKLGTGFSDEELDRHHRTLQDHVLPAPRPYYRCDGSVAPDHWVEAAEVWEVKCADLSLSPIYPAAVGLVDSEKGISLRFPRFVRVRSDKKPEEATTSAQVASLYQKQQQIQNQQGSAPGSDPDPEDFY is encoded by the exons GGCGACCCTCAAGGAGCGGAGCGGCGTGGAGCCCGCCGGCGACTCCCCCGTGAAGCGGCCCGGCAAGAAGACGGTGCGGGCCCTGGGGagcgagggcgaggaggaggacgacgacgagatccgggcggaggaggagccggAAGGCGTGCAGCCGGCGGCCGAGGCCCCACCCCAG GAACCGGCCTCGACCTCGGCCTCCCCCAGGGAACCGTCGGGTCCAGCTGCCTCACCCGTGGTGTCACCATCCAGCAGTCTGGTCCTGTCCGAATCTCCCGGAGTCTCCCCTTCAGGCAGCTCCCCATTAAGCATCCCCAAACGTCGCACTG CCCGGAAGCAGTTACCCAAGCGTAAACTGGGAGAGTCACCAGATAGTGAAGAAGCGGGCGTCTCCCCCCAGGGAGAGAGTGAAGCCAAGAAGAGCAAGAAAGAGGAAG AACCGAGAGAGCCTgccgaggaaggggagagggcagcGGCGGTGAAAGCGGGGAGCCCTGAAGAGAAGCCGGGCAAGGTGGCGGGGACGGGGCGAACAGAGAGGGACGAGAAGAAGCAGCCCAAACTGCGCTCGTCTGTCAGCAGCTTCTTCG cccctttaaaGCCGGCGGAGAAGGGGGCGGAAAAGGAGAATGCCCTGGCGAAGAAACCACAGGAGACAGTAACGAGCAG CTCCCCGAGCCCCCCGGACCTCCCAGATCCAGCTAGCTACAGCCCTTCCAAGCCTAACTATCACCCCACACAGGATGCCTGCTGGCGGCACGGGCAGAG GGTTCCCTACCTCGCTGTGGCCCGGACCTTCGAGAAAATCGAAGAAGTGTCAGCCAG GCTCCGCATCATAGAGACCCTCAGCAACCTGTTCCGCTCGGTCATCTCCCTGTCACCGGCGGACCTGCTCCCCTGCATCTACCTCTGCCTGAACCGTTTGGGCCCGGCCCACGAGGGGCTGGAGCTTGGGGTCGGGGACACGGTGCTGCTCAAAGCCATCGCCCAGGCCACCG GCCGACAGCTGGACGCGGTGCGGGCGGAGGCGGCGGAACGGGGGGACGTGGGGCTGGTGGCGGAGAGCAGCCGGAGCACCCAGCGCACCGTGttcgcccccgcccccctcacggTCACCGGAGTCTTTGCCAAGCTCAAAGAGATCGCCAAGATGGTTGGCAATGCG TCCATGAACAAGAAGATCGAGGTCATCAAAGGCTTGTTTGTGGCCTGCCGGCATTCGGAGGCTCGCTTCATCGCCCG gTCTCTGAGCGGGAAGCTGCGCATCGGACTGGCCGAACAATCCGTCCTGGCGGCCATCGCCCAGGCTGCCACGCTCACTCCCCCGAGTCAAG GGTACCCACCCGAAGTGCCGGACGCCGGGAAGGGGAAGTCGGCTGAGGCCCGCAAGGCGTGGATCGAGGAGAGGGTCATGATCGTCAAGCAGACGTTATG CGAGGTGCCCAACTACGACACGATCATCCCCGTGCTCCTGGAGCACGGCGTAGAGAGCCTGCCGGACCGCTGCAAACTGACGCCAG GCGTCCCCTTGAAGCCGATGCTGGCGCACCCCACCAAGGGGGTCGGGGAAGTGCTGAAGCGCTTCGAGGAGGCGGCCTTCACTTGCGAGTACAAATACGACGGGCAACGGGCTCAG ATCCATATCCTGGAGAGTGGCGAAGTGCGAATCTACAGCCGCAACCAGGAGGACAACACCGCCCGCTATCCCGACGTCATCGCCCGCGTCCCCAAG ATGAAGAAGGCGTCCGTCACCTCCTGCATCTTGGACACGGAAGCCGTGGCCTGGGACCGGGACCGGAAGCAGATCCAACCTTTCCAGGTCCTCACCACACGCAAGCGCAAG GAGGTGGATGCGGCCGAGATCAAGGTGCAGGTCTGCATCTACGCCTTCGACATCATTTACCTCAACGGGGAG TCGCTGGTCCGCCAGCCCCTCTCCCGCCGCCGCCAACTGCTGCACGAGCACTTCCTGGAGACGGAGGGAGAGTTCGTCTTCGCCACCGCCCTCGACTCGGCCGACACGGACCAGATCTCGGAGTTCCTGGAGCAGTCTGTGCGAG ACTCCTGCGAGGGCTTGATGGTGAAGACGCTGGATGTGGATGCCACTTACGAGATCGCCAAACGGTCCCATAACTGGCTCAAG CTGAAGAAGGACTACCTGGAAGGGGTCGGAGACACCCTGGATCTGGTGGTGATCGGCGTCTACCTGGGCCGGGGCAAGCGGGCCGGCCGCTACGGGGGCTTCCTGCTGGCCGCCTACGACGACGAGGGGGAGGAGTACCAGGCCGTGTGCAAG CTGGGGACGGGCTTCAGCGACGAGGAGCTGGACAGACATCACCGGACCCTCCAG GACCACGTGCTCCCCGCCCCGCGGCCCTACTACCGCTGTGACGGCAGCGTGGCCCCTGATCACTGGGTGGAGGCCGCCGAAGTCTGGGAGGTCAAGTGCGCCGACCTGTCCCTCTCGCCCATCTACCCCGCGGCTGTGGGCCTG GTGGACAGCGAGAAGGGCATCTCTTTACGTTTCCCCCGGTTCGTCCGCGTCCGCAGCGACAAGAAGCCGGAAGAGGCCACGACCAGCGCCCAG GTGGCCTCTCTGtaccagaagcagcagcagattcAGAACCAGCAGGGGTCGGCCCCAGGCTCCGATCCCGACCCCGAGGACTTTTACTGA
- the LIG1 gene encoding DNA ligase 1 isoform X1, whose protein sequence is MQRTIMSFFQPMKGDRAKKEEKTPAEGSKATEPPPKATLKERSGVEPAGDSPVKRPGKKTVRALGSEGEEEDDDEIRAEEEPEGVQPAAEAPPQASLRQEPASTSASPREPSGPAASPVVSPSSSLVLSESPGVSPSGSSPLSIPKRRTARKQLPKRKLGESPDSEEAGVSPQGESEAKKSKKEEEPREPAEEGERAAAVKAGSPEEKPGKVAGTGRTERDEKKQPKLRSSVSSFFAPLKPAEKGAEKENALAKKPQETVTSSSPSPPDLPDPASYSPSKPNYHPTQDACWRHGQRVPYLAVARTFEKIEEVSARLRIIETLSNLFRSVISLSPADLLPCIYLCLNRLGPAHEGLELGVGDTVLLKAIAQATGRQLDAVRAEAAERGDVGLVAESSRSTQRTVFAPAPLTVTGVFAKLKEIAKMVGNASMNKKIEVIKGLFVACRHSEARFIARSLSGKLRIGLAEQSVLAAIAQAATLTPPSQGYPPEVPDAGKGKSAEARKAWIEERVMIVKQTLCEVPNYDTIIPVLLEHGVESLPDRCKLTPGVPLKPMLAHPTKGVGEVLKRFEEAAFTCEYKYDGQRAQIHILESGEVRIYSRNQEDNTARYPDVIARVPKMKKASVTSCILDTEAVAWDRDRKQIQPFQVLTTRKRKEVDAAEIKVQVCIYAFDIIYLNGESLVRQPLSRRRQLLHEHFLETEGEFVFATALDSADTDQISEFLEQSVRDSCEGLMVKTLDVDATYEIAKRSHNWLKLKKDYLEGVGDTLDLVVIGVYLGRGKRAGRYGGFLLAAYDDEGEEYQAVCKLGTGFSDEELDRHHRTLQDHVLPAPRPYYRCDGSVAPDHWVEAAEVWEVKCADLSLSPIYPAAVGLVDSEKGISLRFPRFVRVRSDKKPEEATTSAQVASLYQKQQQIQNQQGSAPGSDPDPEDFY, encoded by the exons GGCGACCCTCAAGGAGCGGAGCGGCGTGGAGCCCGCCGGCGACTCCCCCGTGAAGCGGCCCGGCAAGAAGACGGTGCGGGCCCTGGGGagcgagggcgaggaggaggacgacgacgagatccgggcggaggaggagccggAAGGCGTGCAGCCGGCGGCCGAGGCCCCACCCCAGGCAAGCCTCCGACAG GAACCGGCCTCGACCTCGGCCTCCCCCAGGGAACCGTCGGGTCCAGCTGCCTCACCCGTGGTGTCACCATCCAGCAGTCTGGTCCTGTCCGAATCTCCCGGAGTCTCCCCTTCAGGCAGCTCCCCATTAAGCATCCCCAAACGTCGCACTG CCCGGAAGCAGTTACCCAAGCGTAAACTGGGAGAGTCACCAGATAGTGAAGAAGCGGGCGTCTCCCCCCAGGGAGAGAGTGAAGCCAAGAAGAGCAAGAAAGAGGAAG AACCGAGAGAGCCTgccgaggaaggggagagggcagcGGCGGTGAAAGCGGGGAGCCCTGAAGAGAAGCCGGGCAAGGTGGCGGGGACGGGGCGAACAGAGAGGGACGAGAAGAAGCAGCCCAAACTGCGCTCGTCTGTCAGCAGCTTCTTCG cccctttaaaGCCGGCGGAGAAGGGGGCGGAAAAGGAGAATGCCCTGGCGAAGAAACCACAGGAGACAGTAACGAGCAG CTCCCCGAGCCCCCCGGACCTCCCAGATCCAGCTAGCTACAGCCCTTCCAAGCCTAACTATCACCCCACACAGGATGCCTGCTGGCGGCACGGGCAGAG GGTTCCCTACCTCGCTGTGGCCCGGACCTTCGAGAAAATCGAAGAAGTGTCAGCCAG GCTCCGCATCATAGAGACCCTCAGCAACCTGTTCCGCTCGGTCATCTCCCTGTCACCGGCGGACCTGCTCCCCTGCATCTACCTCTGCCTGAACCGTTTGGGCCCGGCCCACGAGGGGCTGGAGCTTGGGGTCGGGGACACGGTGCTGCTCAAAGCCATCGCCCAGGCCACCG GCCGACAGCTGGACGCGGTGCGGGCGGAGGCGGCGGAACGGGGGGACGTGGGGCTGGTGGCGGAGAGCAGCCGGAGCACCCAGCGCACCGTGttcgcccccgcccccctcacggTCACCGGAGTCTTTGCCAAGCTCAAAGAGATCGCCAAGATGGTTGGCAATGCG TCCATGAACAAGAAGATCGAGGTCATCAAAGGCTTGTTTGTGGCCTGCCGGCATTCGGAGGCTCGCTTCATCGCCCG gTCTCTGAGCGGGAAGCTGCGCATCGGACTGGCCGAACAATCCGTCCTGGCGGCCATCGCCCAGGCTGCCACGCTCACTCCCCCGAGTCAAG GGTACCCACCCGAAGTGCCGGACGCCGGGAAGGGGAAGTCGGCTGAGGCCCGCAAGGCGTGGATCGAGGAGAGGGTCATGATCGTCAAGCAGACGTTATG CGAGGTGCCCAACTACGACACGATCATCCCCGTGCTCCTGGAGCACGGCGTAGAGAGCCTGCCGGACCGCTGCAAACTGACGCCAG GCGTCCCCTTGAAGCCGATGCTGGCGCACCCCACCAAGGGGGTCGGGGAAGTGCTGAAGCGCTTCGAGGAGGCGGCCTTCACTTGCGAGTACAAATACGACGGGCAACGGGCTCAG ATCCATATCCTGGAGAGTGGCGAAGTGCGAATCTACAGCCGCAACCAGGAGGACAACACCGCCCGCTATCCCGACGTCATCGCCCGCGTCCCCAAG ATGAAGAAGGCGTCCGTCACCTCCTGCATCTTGGACACGGAAGCCGTGGCCTGGGACCGGGACCGGAAGCAGATCCAACCTTTCCAGGTCCTCACCACACGCAAGCGCAAG GAGGTGGATGCGGCCGAGATCAAGGTGCAGGTCTGCATCTACGCCTTCGACATCATTTACCTCAACGGGGAG TCGCTGGTCCGCCAGCCCCTCTCCCGCCGCCGCCAACTGCTGCACGAGCACTTCCTGGAGACGGAGGGAGAGTTCGTCTTCGCCACCGCCCTCGACTCGGCCGACACGGACCAGATCTCGGAGTTCCTGGAGCAGTCTGTGCGAG ACTCCTGCGAGGGCTTGATGGTGAAGACGCTGGATGTGGATGCCACTTACGAGATCGCCAAACGGTCCCATAACTGGCTCAAG CTGAAGAAGGACTACCTGGAAGGGGTCGGAGACACCCTGGATCTGGTGGTGATCGGCGTCTACCTGGGCCGGGGCAAGCGGGCCGGCCGCTACGGGGGCTTCCTGCTGGCCGCCTACGACGACGAGGGGGAGGAGTACCAGGCCGTGTGCAAG CTGGGGACGGGCTTCAGCGACGAGGAGCTGGACAGACATCACCGGACCCTCCAG GACCACGTGCTCCCCGCCCCGCGGCCCTACTACCGCTGTGACGGCAGCGTGGCCCCTGATCACTGGGTGGAGGCCGCCGAAGTCTGGGAGGTCAAGTGCGCCGACCTGTCCCTCTCGCCCATCTACCCCGCGGCTGTGGGCCTG GTGGACAGCGAGAAGGGCATCTCTTTACGTTTCCCCCGGTTCGTCCGCGTCCGCAGCGACAAGAAGCCGGAAGAGGCCACGACCAGCGCCCAG GTGGCCTCTCTGtaccagaagcagcagcagattcAGAACCAGCAGGGGTCGGCCCCAGGCTCCGATCCCGACCCCGAGGACTTTTACTGA
- the ATF5 gene encoding cyclic AMP-dependent transcription factor ATF-5 yields MSLLAALGLELERVLLPANGLAWRADLAKLPPQLPGGHYELPGGGLEGSEGLTGDCYSDWLTERVDFAAFLPEPAVPSPSPPDLEAMASLLKKELEQMEDYFLDETLPPDQVAPTTPPSHDPPAPGPFPFPDVPLALAFPHLEPPPGPALETLDSGCLELLTLWGAAGAEGPPGPPPPAPRRPRPAPYAPGPPPAPPKGDRKQKKRDQNKTAALRYRQRKRAEFEALDDECQGLEARNRELREKADSIEREIQYVKDLLIEVYKARSQRLRSP; encoded by the exons ATGTCGCTCCTGGCGGCcctggggctggagctggagcGCGTCCTGCTCCCAGCTAACGGCCTGGCCTGGCGGGCCGACCTGGCCAAGCTGCCGCCCCAGCTCCCCGGGGGCCACTATGAGCTGCCGGGTGGGGGTCTGGAGGGGTCCGAGGGCCTgacag GCGACTGTTACTCTGACTGGCTGACGGAGCGGGTGGACTTCGCCGCCTTCCTCCCCGAGCCAGcggtcccctccccatccccacccgacCTGGAGGCCATGGCCAGCCTCCTGAAGAAGGAGCTGGAGCAGATGGAGGACTACTTCCTAGACGAGACGCTGCCCCCGGACCAGGTGGCCCCCACCACCCCGCCCTCCCACGAcccgccggcccccggccccttccccttccccgacGTCCCCCTCGCCCTGGCCTTCCCCCACTTGGAGCCGCCTCCCGGCCCCGCGCTCGAGACCCTCGACTCGGGGTGCCTGGAGCTGCTGACGCTGTGGGGGGCGGCCGGGGCCGAGGgcccgcccggccccccgcccccggccccccgccggccccgccccgccccctacgCCCCGGGGCCCCCGCCGGCCCCACCCAAGGGCGACCGCAAGCAGAAGAAGCGGGATCAGAACAAGACGGCGGCCCTCAGGTACCGGCAGCGCAAGCGGGCCGAGTTCGAGGCGCTGGACGACGagtgccagggcctggaggcccgcAACCGGGAGCTCAGGGAGAAGGCGGATTCCATCGAGCGGGAGATCCAGTACGTCAAGGACCTGCTCATCGAGGTGTACAAAGCTCGCAGCCAGCGCCTCCGCAGCCCCTGA